Genomic DNA from candidate division KSB1 bacterium:
GAAATGGGGATTTGGCTGGGAGTTCGGTCCGTTTGAAACCTGGGATGCCATCGGCCTCGAGAAGTCGGTCAAACGCATGAGCGATGAGAGCAAGAAAGTGCCTGCCTGGGTTCAGGAGATGCTGAAATCCGGTCAGACTTTATTTTATGCTCAACAAAAAGGACATAAAACCTATTTCGATTTTTCAACAAAAGAGCAACGCACCCTGCAATTAGGGCCTAAACAGATTAATCTGGCTCTTGAAAAAGAAAAAGGCAATGAGCTCAAAAAGAACTGGTGTGCGAGTTTAATCGATATCGGTGATGGCGTGGCCTGTCTGGAATTTCACAGTTCGCTGCAGCCGACCCTGAATCCTATCGATGCGTCAATTATCGATATGATGGAAGCCGCTTTGGAGATTGTGCCGAAAGAAGGATTCAAGGGATTGGTCATCGGGCATCAGGGGCAGAATTTTTCTGCCGGCGCTAATTTGGCGCTGATCCTTCAACTGTGTGAAGCAAAGGATTGGAAACGGATTGAGCAAATCACCAAGACGTTCCAGGATGTGGCTCAGAATTTGAAATTTTCCAACTTCCCGGTGGTTGCGGCGCCGTTTAATTTGTGCCTGGGCGGCGGCTACGAGGCGGCCGCATTGGCAAATCGCATCGTGGCCTCGGCGGAGTTATATTGCGGCCTGGTTGAAGTTGGTGTGGGGCTCATCCCGGGCGCCGGCGGAAATCTCAGGGTATTGCTCAATAACATGCAAACCATGGAGAAAGCCCGAACCGGACCGTTCCCGGTTGCGCAAAAGGCCTTTGAAACAATTGGCTACGCTAAAGTCTCGACCTCGGCGAAAGAAGCCGTCAAACTTGGCTTGTTAACCAGAAACGACCGCATTGTTTTGAATTCCGACCACTTAATTATTGAAGCCAAGCAGACCGTGCTTGAAATGAGCGAGAATTTTGAGCCGCCGCAACCCCGCGAGGATTTGATTCTGCCGGGTGAGGGCGGCAGATTGGCCATTGAAGGAGCTTTGAATGATTTGGTGAAAGCCGGCAAAATCTCCGGGCACGACCGCTTGATTGGCAGCAAACTGGCTAATGTTCTCACCGGTGGTAAAAAGTCCTCCCCAACCTCCCCGGTTGATGAACAGACCATTCTCGATTTGGAACGGGAAGCGTTTGTGAGCCTCTGCGGTGAGAAGCTCTCGCAGGATCGCATGAAGTTTATGCTGAAGAAGGGGAAGCCGCTGCGGAATTAGTGGGTCAAACGATTCCAATCTATCAAAAGGTTAGAGATAATTGATAAACTCCTCGACGCTCAATTCTGCTTGATGAAGAATACTTTTGAGTGTGCCTTTCTTCAAATCAATTACTGACTACAGAAATTCGTAACCGTGTTGGCCTCCGGATCCAAATGCTTGGAGGTTCGAGTCCTCCTGGCGTAGTTAATATCATCTTCTTCATCTGCTCACGCCCCTCTTTAATTGACACCTTTTCCCTGCTCAGTTTTTAACCTAAGCCGTCTCCCCCTTTTGAATCGAATGTCTCTATTCTCCGGATGGAAGAATAAGCCACCACAAGATATTTGGATAAACGGGACAACCCTTTAGCGATTGATTGTGTCTAACCTGATGAATTTCATTTGTCCTTTTAGACCGTTTGATCAAGCCGGAGGAGACCGTCCATGTTCAAAAATTATATCAAAACAGCGATCAGGAATATCCTGGGACAGAAAACATATTCCTTGATTAATATCGCTGGCCTTTCTCTCGGCATGGCGTGCAGCATCCTTATTATGCTGTGGGTGCAGGACGAACTCAACTATGACCGCTTTCACAAAAATGCCGACTCAATCTACCGGGTAGTAGAAGACCAGTATTATTCGGACGGAACCTATCATGTTACCGTGACGCCGTTTCCGGTCGGACCGGCTTTTAAGGAGGAACTGCCGGAAGTCATCGATGCGGCCCGGCTGTGCTGGAACGTCGGCTTTTTGATGCGATACGGGGACAAGGCGTTTTTTGAAACCGGCATCCGACCGGTGGATCCATCTTTCCTCGATATGTTTACCTTTCCGTTTGTCCGGGGAGACGCAGCGACAGCTTTTGAAAATACACGTTCGATTGTCATTACTGAAGAGATGGCGCAGAAATATTTTGGCAATGACGATCCGATGGGAAAAATATTTTCCGCCAACAACAAATATGATTTTGTGGTGACGGGTGTCATGACCGACGTTCCGCCGAATTCATCTCTCGAATTTGATATGCTCATCCCGTTTGAGTTTACCAAAGAGCTGGGGTGGTACAATGAGCGCTGGGGTAGCAACTCGATCCAGACCTATGTACAGGTTGAGGAGAGCAGCGACATCACAGCTGTCAACAAAAAGATGACCGAAATTGTGCATTCCCATAACGAGGAGTCGACGACCGATTTTTTGCTGGCTCCGCTTGTGGATATGCATTTGCATAGCTACTGGGGGTACGGCCATGAAATGGGCAATATTCAGTATGTCTATATCTTCGGCGTTGTGGCCCTGTTTGTATTGTTGCTTGCCTGTATCAATTTCATGAATCTGTCCACGGCCCGCTCCGCTAACCGGGCCAAAGAGATCGGCCTGCGCAAGGTTTGTGGGGCGTTGAGAAGCAGCATTGCCGGACAGTTTCTTGGCGAGTCGATTCTTATGGCTTTTGCAGCGTTGGTTTTTGCAATTCTGTTGGTTAGCAATTTGCTTCCCCTGTTCAATCACATTTCAGGAAAAGAAATCACCTCTGCTGTCTGGGCGCAGCCCGATATTCTGATCGGACTGGTTGTCATCACGCTTCTAACCGGCATCATTGCCGGAAGTTACCCGGCATTGTTTCTCTCAGGATTTGAGCCTGTACGTGTTCTGAAAGGAAAGTTGAAATCGGGGGCAAAAAGCTCTGCGCTGCGAAAAGGGTTGGTTGTCGCGCAGTTCGCGCTCTCGGTCATGCTGATGATCGGTACGGCGGTAGTTTATAATCAGTTTGTGTTTATGAAGAACAAGAATCTCGGTTACGACAAAGAGCACGTTCTTTATATCCGCATGCGCGGCGACATCGGGGAATCGTACCAGGTATACAAGAATGAGCTGCTCAAACACCCGCAGATTCTCGATGTCACAGCCTCACGCCAACAGCCCGCGAGTATCGGCTCTAATTCCTCCGGCGCGGAATGGGATGGCAAAGATCCGGAAAAAGAAGACGTGCTGATCAGCTTCAGCACGGTGGATTACGACTATGTCGAGACGCTGAAGATTGAGATGGTGCAGGGGAGAAGCTTTTCTCCCGAATTCCCGTCCGACCTGGGGACGGATTCAACGGGTGCTTTTGTTGTCAACGAGGAGATGGCGCGCATCATGGGGGTCGAGCCCATCGTTGGCGCGAACTTGTCTTTTATGGGACAGAAAGGAAAGATCATCGGGGTGATGAAGGACTTTCACTATCACTCAGTACGCACGGAAATTATGCCGCTGGCTCTGGCTCTTGGGGATCCTGAGCGACTCGGCTATATCGGTATTCGTATTCAACC
This window encodes:
- a CDS encoding ABC transporter permease, whose product is MFKNYIKTAIRNILGQKTYSLINIAGLSLGMACSILIMLWVQDELNYDRFHKNADSIYRVVEDQYYSDGTYHVTVTPFPVGPAFKEELPEVIDAARLCWNVGFLMRYGDKAFFETGIRPVDPSFLDMFTFPFVRGDAATAFENTRSIVITEEMAQKYFGNDDPMGKIFSANNKYDFVVTGVMTDVPPNSSLEFDMLIPFEFTKELGWYNERWGSNSIQTYVQVEESSDITAVNKKMTEIVHSHNEESTTDFLLAPLVDMHLHSYWGYGHEMGNIQYVYIFGVVALFVLLLACINFMNLSTARSANRAKEIGLRKVCGALRSSIAGQFLGESILMAFAALVFAILLVSNLLPLFNHISGKEITSAVWAQPDILIGLVVITLLTGIIAGSYPALFLSGFEPVRVLKGKLKSGAKSSALRKGLVVAQFALSVMLMIGTAVVYNQFVFMKNKNLGYDKEHVLYIRMRGDIGESYQVYKNELLKHPQILDVTASRQQPASIGSNSSGAEWDGKDPEKEDVLISFSTVDYDYVETLKIEMVQGRSFSPEFPSDLGTDSTGAFVVNEEMARIMGVEPIVGANLSFMGQKGKIIGVMKDFHYHSVRTEIMPLALALGDPERLGYIGIRIQPGDISVSTEVIRDVWDRIIPNYPIEFKFLDQELDRMYRTEERMVDILKYFAILAVFISCLGLFGLASYMAEQRTKEIGVRKVLGATVTNIVMLLSTEFARWVLLANLVAWPVAYVVMTNWLQKFAYRVELGWLTFIFAGVLALVIALLTVSSQALKSAVSNPAEALRYE
- a CDS encoding 3-hydroxyacyl-CoA dehydrogenase; this encodes MAEKIEKVAVLGAGVMGAQLAAHLSNAGLPSYLFDISQEVAEEGLQNALKLKPAPFYNPRTAGLITPCNYDDHIEKLREVDWVLEAVVERLDIKHSLFNRMAPYLKENAVVSSNTSGLSIKNMMEGMPENLQKRFLVTHFFNPPRYMRLLEIVAGEQTHPKCIDLLSDFCESTLGKGLVIAKDTPNFIANRIGTFGMMLSLKLAQEMKLAVEEVDKITGTIIGRAKSATFRTADVVGLDTLAHVARNTYEFCPDDESREIFQVPDVLQKMLDNGQLGQKTRKGFYQKVGKEILSLNFETLEYGPQKQVRFDGYRVAKGFTDTAKRINALAYSEDAAGKFFWELLAGTLIYTANRVGEIADDIVNIDNAMKWGFGWEFGPFETWDAIGLEKSVKRMSDESKKVPAWVQEMLKSGQTLFYAQQKGHKTYFDFSTKEQRTLQLGPKQINLALEKEKGNELKKNWCASLIDIGDGVACLEFHSSLQPTLNPIDASIIDMMEAALEIVPKEGFKGLVIGHQGQNFSAGANLALILQLCEAKDWKRIEQITKTFQDVAQNLKFSNFPVVAAPFNLCLGGGYEAAALANRIVASAELYCGLVEVGVGLIPGAGGNLRVLLNNMQTMEKARTGPFPVAQKAFETIGYAKVSTSAKEAVKLGLLTRNDRIVLNSDHLIIEAKQTVLEMSENFEPPQPREDLILPGEGGRLAIEGALNDLVKAGKISGHDRLIGSKLANVLTGGKKSSPTSPVDEQTILDLEREAFVSLCGEKLSQDRMKFMLKKGKPLRN